From the bacterium genome, one window contains:
- a CDS encoding NAD(P)/FAD-dependent oxidoreductase, with the protein MKLDVAILGGGMGGSLLARQLSREAPGLSIGIFEKNTETSYKVGESTVEIAGSYLIRRVGLSRYLYEHHLPKNGLRYFFDNSEKQAELTEMSEIGTVNLPFHPAFQVDRARLDADLLVMNEKAGIAVHTGTTVDDLTIGQAGASHSFRIEREGHRERVECRWLLDASGRTALVSRALGLRVKEEHHSMLSVWGRFEGVADVDDWGDPAFSARARHTARGISTMHFCYPGYWIWVIPLGAGITSIGVVGQPPGEYKALRTQEGFRAFLESHRVMASLLTKAKPIDVEGLKKFSYGTSQFFSADRWGLIGEAAAFPDPLYSPGADFIALENDFLCDLVKRDLAGEADQAMARRVELYDGFLAFRFEAAMRLYRGLYGMIGSFDLMRMKWDFDIGCYFNLWVAPYFLDEYLDERYLRRQVREQRFILQALQNFSDLFRAAEVQVRERGEYYRGNLGVFSYGLENIDFIEEVGLPRSQRAILEKTGEIFNSVRHRGLELLGREGDADASLPLTTMMTPRPIF; encoded by the coding sequence GTGAAACTCGATGTGGCGATCCTTGGAGGCGGGATGGGCGGCAGTCTGCTCGCCCGACAGCTCTCGCGCGAGGCGCCTGGTCTATCGATCGGGATCTTCGAGAAGAACACGGAGACGTCGTACAAGGTTGGCGAGAGTACGGTCGAGATCGCGGGCTCCTACCTGATCCGGCGGGTCGGGCTCAGCCGCTACCTCTACGAGCACCATCTGCCGAAGAACGGTCTGCGTTATTTCTTCGACAATTCGGAGAAGCAGGCCGAACTCACGGAGATGAGCGAGATCGGCACCGTCAACCTGCCTTTCCATCCCGCTTTCCAGGTCGATCGGGCTCGGCTCGACGCGGACTTGTTGGTCATGAACGAGAAGGCCGGCATTGCGGTTCATACGGGAACCACGGTGGACGACCTGACGATCGGCCAAGCGGGTGCGTCCCACTCATTTCGCATCGAGAGAGAAGGGCATCGCGAACGCGTTGAGTGCCGCTGGCTGCTCGATGCGAGCGGTCGCACAGCGCTCGTTTCCCGGGCACTGGGCTTGCGGGTAAAGGAAGAACACCACTCGATGCTCTCCGTCTGGGGCCGCTTCGAAGGCGTTGCCGATGTGGACGATTGGGGCGATCCGGCATTCTCCGCCCGCGCGCGCCATACCGCTCGCGGCATCTCGACGATGCACTTCTGCTACCCGGGCTACTGGATCTGGGTCATCCCGCTCGGTGCCGGCATTACGAGCATTGGTGTCGTAGGGCAGCCGCCCGGGGAGTACAAAGCCCTCCGCACTCAGGAGGGCTTCCGCGCCTTCCTGGAGTCGCACCGGGTGATGGCCTCCCTTCTGACCAAGGCCAAGCCGATCGACGTTGAAGGACTGAAGAAATTCTCGTACGGAACAAGCCAGTTCTTCTCGGCCGATCGCTGGGGGCTGATCGGCGAAGCCGCTGCCTTCCCCGATCCGCTCTACAGCCCCGGTGCAGATTTCATCGCCCTGGAGAACGATTTCCTCTGCGATCTCGTGAAGCGCGATCTGGCTGGCGAAGCCGATCAGGCCATGGCACGGCGCGTCGAACTCTATGACGGGTTCCTGGCCTTTCGCTTCGAGGCGGCGATGCGTCTCTACCGTGGCCTGTACGGCATGATCGGCAGCTTCGACCTCATGCGCATGAAGTGGGACTTCGACATCGGTTGTTATTTCAATCTCTGGGTCGCGCCCTACTTCTTGGACGAGTATCTGGACGAGCGATACCTGCGCCGCCAGGTGCGCGAGCAGCGCTTCATCCTCCAGGCCCTCCAGAACTTCTCGGATTTGTTTCGCGCGGCCGAAGTGCAGGTTCGCGAGCGAGGTGAATACTACCGAGGGAACCTCGGTGTCTTCTCCTACGGCCTCGAGAACATCGATTTCATCGAAGAGGTGGGCCTGCCGCGCAGCCAGCGGGCCATCCTCGAGAAGACCGGTGAGATCTTCAATAGCGTGCGTCACCGAGGCCTCGAGCTGCTCGGTCGGGAGGGGGATGCCGATGCATCGCTTCCGCTCACGACCATGATGACGCCGCGCCCGATTTTCTGA
- the fabG gene encoding 3-oxoacyl-ACP reductase FabG, whose product MHCRPWWASCLERRFSAVARPLSGSATSDATGGRLRHGRRTRRHRSLAARGRTRSPGLRLQRTNARGGRRRAPAPRPWNTQCDDRRRSGRTGFARSGPLALRRRRALADGPKRVLVTGASGGLGRAIAIALARVGFPIVAHFGRNAEAAAEVAEACREEGVTATTLGFDVADRQAASDALAGEIEASGPFWGIVCNAGIHEDAAFPAMGADAWDRVLRTNLDAFHHVVQPLVLPMVRAREGGRIVTISSISGQIGNRGQVNYAASKAGLIGASRALSLELAAREITVNSVAPGLIETEMVEPAHLEAIRKLIPMQRLGRAEEVAAVVAFLFSDGAAYVTGQTISVNGGLA is encoded by the coding sequence ATGCATTGCCGTCCATGGTGGGCTTCGTGCCTGGAAAGAAGGTTCTCCGCCGTTGCCCGGCCTCTTTCTGGGAGCGCGACGAGCGACGCTACCGGCGGCCGCCTTCGACATGGAAGGCGAACTCGTCGTCACCGCTCGCTGGCTGCGCGGGGGCGCACACGGAGCCCAGGCCTTCGCCTGCAGCGTACGAATGCCCGAGGCGGACGCAGACGAGCGCCCGCCCCTCGCCCATGGAACACTCAATGTGATGATCGTCGAAGATCTGGCCGAACTGGCTTCGCGCGGAGCGGGCCCTTGGCGCTGAGGCGTCGCCGCGCCCTGGCGGATGGCCCGAAACGCGTGCTCGTCACAGGAGCTAGTGGTGGGCTTGGACGCGCGATCGCGATCGCCCTTGCACGGGTCGGTTTTCCGATCGTCGCCCATTTCGGCCGCAACGCGGAGGCTGCGGCGGAGGTTGCCGAGGCTTGTCGCGAAGAGGGAGTGACGGCGACCACGTTGGGTTTCGACGTGGCAGATCGGCAAGCGGCAAGCGACGCACTGGCCGGGGAAATCGAAGCGAGCGGGCCGTTCTGGGGCATCGTCTGCAACGCGGGAATCCACGAGGACGCTGCCTTCCCTGCGATGGGAGCTGATGCGTGGGACCGCGTACTCCGCACCAACCTGGATGCCTTTCATCACGTGGTCCAGCCCCTGGTCCTGCCGATGGTGCGGGCTCGCGAGGGCGGACGCATCGTTACGATCTCCTCGATCAGCGGGCAGATTGGCAACCGCGGCCAGGTGAACTACGCGGCATCGAAGGCCGGCCTGATCGGTGCGAGCCGTGCGCTCTCCCTCGAACTGGCGGCTCGCGAGATCACCGTGAACAGTGTGGCGCCGGGCCTCATCGAGACCGAGATGGTCGAGCCCGCTCATCTGGAGGCGATCCGCAAGCTCATTCCGATGCAACGCCTGGGCCGAGCGGAGGAGGTAGCCGCAGTGGTCGCATTTCTCTTCTCCGACGGTGCGGCCTATGTTACGGGGCAGACGATTTCGGTTAACGGCGGACTGGCGTAG